The Mycobacterium riyadhense sequence CGTCAGCGCGTTGAACAACGTCGACTTGCCGACATTGGGCAGACCCACGATTCCCAGGCTCAGGCTCACAGGAAGCCAAGTCTAGGTGGCACGCCAATGCCGGCTGTCCGGCTATATACGAGCCTTTCGGCCCATTGCCGGTACGGTCAACATGTGTCAGCGGAGCCGGCGAACGCAGCGGTGGAAACAAGTCACCGCTCGATCCTGCCCAATATCCCAGGTGTGCCGTGGTGGGCTGCTGTTTTAATCGCCACCACGGCGACAGCCCTGGGGTACGTCGTCGACGCGGGTCACAAGGAGCTGACCCATGCCTTCGCCGGCCTTTATATAGCCGGCTGCGTCACGGCGGTGCTCGCGGTGCGGCAGTCGGGGGTATTCACCGCGGTCATCCAGCCGCCCCTAATCCTTTTCTGCGCCGTGCCCGGCGCCTACTGGCTGTTCCACGGAGGCAAGGTCGACAAGTTCAAAGACCTCCTGATCAACTGCGGCTATCCGCTCATCGAGCGGTTCCCGTTGATGCTGGGCACCGCCGGCGGCGTCCTGCTCATCGGCCTGATCAGGTGGTACTTCGGGATGAGCCACCGGACTCAACGCAGCGCTGCGACCACCAAGGAAGACACGGCCAGCCGCGCCGAGCGAACGTCAGTCATCAGCGGCATCATCGCGAAGGTGAATGGGCTGCTTGCCCGCGATTCAGACGACACCGCCGACGAGACCGGTTCACAGCCGGCACACGCGATAGGTCGCACCCCGAGAAGCCGGCGGACGGCGCGCAATGGTCGGTCGGCAAAGCGCCCCACCCGCACCCGCTCCCGGCATGCCCGGCCGCCGCTGGAGGACCAGAGCGAACCGACCGCCGATCGGCAGCGGCAGCAGAGGCGGCAACAAACCCGCAGCGGCGCGACGCCCACCCGCAACTACGAAGCCGGCGACCCGCCCCGGCGGTCGCGCCGCCCGCGGCCGCCGAGTGACCCAGACCTGGGCGCACAGCCGCCGCGAGAGATGCGTCGCGACCCGCACGCGCGGCGCAACCCCTACGAGCGACCGCGCACCAGCCGATTCGATCCGTACGACAGCTACGAGCCGCCCGAACAGTCCCGGCCGGCGCAACCCTACAACCGTCGCTACGTCGCCGCCTACGAGCCTTACGAGTTCCCCTACGAATCTCGCCGGGGGCGCGCCGCAGCCAACGGTCCAAACACCGGCAACCCGACACATCACCCGATCTCGCAGGTCCGCTATCGCGGGTCAGCCCCGAGAAGTGAACCGCGCGCCGAGCGTCAAGAGCCGCGACCGGATCAGCGCGATCGACCCCGGACACGCAAGCCCCCGGCCGAATCCTGGGAATACGACGTCTGACCCCTACCGGGGTGGCCGGATCTCGCGGGGCAGGGCGAACACCAGCGTCTCGTTGGCCGTGGTCACCGGTT is a genomic window containing:
- a CDS encoding DUF6542 domain-containing protein produces the protein MSAEPANAAVETSHRSILPNIPGVPWWAAVLIATTATALGYVVDAGHKELTHAFAGLYIAGCVTAVLAVRQSGVFTAVIQPPLILFCAVPGAYWLFHGGKVDKFKDLLINCGYPLIERFPLMLGTAGGVLLIGLIRWYFGMSHRTQRSAATTKEDTASRAERTSVISGIIAKVNGLLARDSDDTADETGSQPAHAIGRTPRSRRTARNGRSAKRPTRTRSRHARPPLEDQSEPTADRQRQQRRQQTRSGATPTRNYEAGDPPRRSRRPRPPSDPDLGAQPPREMRRDPHARRNPYERPRTSRFDPYDSYEPPEQSRPAQPYNRRYVAAYEPYEFPYESRRGRAAANGPNTGNPTHHPISQVRYRGSAPRSEPRAERQEPRPDQRDRPRTRKPPAESWEYDV